One Mycobacterium paraseoulense genomic window, TTCCAACCGTTCGTCCAGCAGCGCCGGTAACGACGCAGCCCGCAAAGCGGGGTGGGGAGAAGCCGGCACATCGAGCACAGAGGAGCACCATGCCGAAACCGAAGCCACGCTCGTTGAACGCACCCTGGGTCGACTTCATCATCAAATGGATGGCCAAGGGCAACGCGTGGATCTACCGACGCAGCAACGGAAAATTCGGCGGCACGTTCCAAAAGGCACCGGTTGCGCTGCTCACCACGACGGGCCGCAAGACCGGTGAACCGCGGGTGAGTCCGCTGCTCTATCTGCGCGAGGGCAACCGGGTGGTCCTGGTCGCATCGAAGGGCGGCAGCGACAAGCACCCGTTGTGGTATCTCAACCTCAAGGCCAACCCCAAAGTCTCCGTGCAGATCAAGGACGAGGTGCTGCAGCTGCAGGCGCGCGACGCCACCGCCGAGGAGCGCGCGGAGTACTGGCCGAAGTTGAACGCCATGT contains:
- a CDS encoding nitroreductase family deazaflavin-dependent oxidoreductase encodes the protein MPKPKPRSLNAPWVDFIIKWMAKGNAWIYRRSNGKFGGTFQKAPVALLTTTGRKTGEPRVSPLLYLREGNRVVLVASKGGSDKHPLWYLNLKANPKVSVQIKDEVLQLQARDATAEERAEYWPKLNAMYPSFEDYQSWTDRLIPIVICDPA